The following proteins are co-located in the Haloarcula marismortui ATCC 43049 genome:
- a CDS encoding V-type ATP synthase subunit C, producing the protein MSSRTGTSGQGSNYEYVIARVRARSASLFDDDDYRKLVRMGTGEIARFMEETEYETEMNALGSRYDGVDLVEYALNRNLAKHFDDLLRWSEGALYDYIARYLRKFDVWNVKTVIRGLYSDAERTEVEDDLIRAGEFSDRRIEDLLNAGSIEEVVEQLDDTIFGDTLAEAFDVYEESGVLVPLENALDRAFYETLLSGLPDNPEIDSPTGLYVEFLETEVDFRNLRNALRLARSGADIDPSEYFIEGGQLFDAQEVAQLSTNLDQLVSAVRESKYGDDLDQALSALEEADNLIDFERALDAALLEYADRLSNRYPLSVCPVLSYVLAKEREVDNIRAIARGREAGLGPDEIEQELVIL; encoded by the coding sequence ATGAGTTCGCGAACGGGAACGAGCGGCCAGGGAAGCAACTACGAGTACGTCATCGCACGGGTCCGTGCCCGCAGCGCGTCCCTGTTCGACGATGACGACTACCGGAAGCTGGTCCGCATGGGGACGGGCGAAATCGCCCGCTTCATGGAGGAAACGGAGTACGAGACCGAAATGAATGCGCTCGGCTCCCGGTACGACGGCGTCGACCTCGTCGAGTACGCGCTGAACCGCAACCTCGCGAAACACTTCGACGACCTGCTTCGCTGGTCTGAGGGCGCGCTGTACGACTACATTGCCCGTTACCTGCGGAAATTCGACGTGTGGAACGTCAAGACCGTCATTCGCGGGCTCTACTCGGACGCGGAGCGGACCGAGGTCGAAGACGACCTCATCCGGGCCGGCGAGTTCAGTGACCGACGTATCGAGGACCTGCTGAACGCCGGCTCTATCGAGGAGGTCGTCGAGCAACTCGACGACACCATCTTCGGTGACACGCTGGCCGAAGCGTTCGACGTATACGAGGAAAGCGGCGTTCTCGTGCCGCTGGAGAACGCGCTCGACCGCGCGTTCTACGAAACCCTGCTGTCGGGGCTTCCGGATAACCCAGAGATCGACAGCCCGACCGGGCTGTACGTGGAGTTCCTGGAGACGGAAGTCGACTTCCGGAACCTTCGGAACGCGCTCCGGCTGGCCCGAAGTGGCGCGGACATCGACCCCTCGGAGTACTTCATCGAGGGCGGACAGCTGTTCGACGCACAGGAGGTTGCACAGCTGTCGACGAACCTCGACCAGCTGGTCAGCGCCGTCCGCGAGAGCAAGTACGGCGACGACCTTGACCAGGCGCTGTCGGCGCTTGAAGAAGCCGACAACCTCATCGACTTCGAGCGGGCGCTGGACGCGGCGCTGCTCGAATACGCCGACCGGCTCTCGAATCGCTACCCGCTGTCGGTCTGTCCGGTGCTGTCCTACGTCCTCGCCAAGGAACGCGAGGTCGACAACATCCGGGCCATCGCCCGCGGTCGCGAGGCCGGCCTCGGCCCCGACGAAATCGAACAGGAGCTGGTGATACTATGA
- a CDS encoding V-type ATP synthase subunit F, whose product MSQEIAVIGSPEFTTGFRLAGVRKFADVPSDEKDEQLDDAVEEMLNDDDVGIVVMHDDDLSHLSRGVRQDAETSVEPVMVTLGGGTGSGGLREQIKRAIGIDLMDED is encoded by the coding sequence ATGAGTCAGGAGATCGCTGTCATCGGAAGCCCGGAGTTCACGACGGGCTTTCGGCTAGCTGGCGTCCGCAAGTTCGCGGACGTGCCTTCCGACGAGAAAGACGAGCAGCTCGACGACGCCGTCGAGGAGATGCTCAACGACGACGACGTCGGTATCGTCGTGATGCACGACGACGACCTGTCGCATCTCTCACGCGGTGTCCGGCAGGATGCGGAGACGAGTGTCGAGCCGGTGATGGTCACGCTCGGCGGCGGCACTGGGAGCGGCGGACTGCGTGAACAGATCAAGCGAGCCATCGGTATCGACCTGATGGACGAGGACTAA
- a CDS encoding ATP synthase subunit A has translation MSQATDTDVREDGIIESVSGPVVTARDLDARMNDVVYVGSEGLMGEVIEIEGNITTIQVYEETSGVSPGEPVEGTGSPLSVDLGPGMLDAIYDGVQRPLDVLEEKMGSAFLDRGVDAPGIDLEKTWEFTPEVEEGDEVEAGDIVGTVPETPSIDHKVMVPPDSEGGEVVAIESGNFNVEETVVELDNGEEIQMHQEWPVRQQRPTVEKETPTEPLISGQRVLDGLFPIAKGGTAAIPGPFGSGKTVTQHQLAKWADADIVVYVGCGERGNEMTEVIEDFPELEDPTTGNALMDRTCLIANTSNMPVAARESCVYTGITIAEYFRDMGYDVALMADSTSRWAEAMREISSRLEEMPGEEGYPAYLSARLSEFYERAGYFENINGTEGSVSVIGAVSPPGGDFSEPVTQNTLRIVKTFWALDADLAERRHFPSINWNESYSLYRDQLDPWFEDNVRADWPETRQWAIDTLDEEAELQEIVQLVGKDALPEDQQLTLEIARYLREAWLQQNAFHDVDTFCEPEKTYRIMDAAKTYNDAAFEALDAGVPVEEITDIDAAPRLNRIGVQEDYNEYIDDLEDDIESQLRELY, from the coding sequence ATGAGTCAAGCAACAGACACAGACGTCCGTGAGGACGGCATTATCGAAAGCGTCTCGGGACCGGTCGTAACGGCTCGGGACCTCGACGCCCGGATGAACGACGTCGTTTACGTCGGCTCGGAAGGGCTGATGGGCGAGGTCATCGAGATTGAAGGAAATATCACCACGATTCAGGTGTACGAGGAGACCTCCGGTGTCTCCCCCGGCGAACCCGTCGAAGGGACGGGCTCGCCCCTCTCCGTGGACCTCGGGCCGGGTATGCTCGACGCCATTTACGATGGTGTCCAGCGCCCGCTCGATGTGCTCGAAGAGAAGATGGGGTCGGCGTTCCTCGACCGTGGTGTCGACGCGCCGGGCATCGACCTGGAGAAGACCTGGGAGTTCACCCCTGAAGTCGAGGAAGGCGACGAGGTCGAGGCCGGCGACATCGTCGGCACCGTCCCCGAAACGCCGAGTATCGACCACAAGGTGATGGTCCCGCCCGACTCCGAGGGTGGCGAAGTCGTCGCCATCGAATCGGGCAACTTCAACGTCGAAGAGACCGTCGTCGAACTGGATAACGGCGAAGAAATCCAGATGCACCAGGAGTGGCCGGTGCGCCAGCAGCGACCAACCGTCGAGAAGGAGACCCCGACGGAACCGCTCATCTCCGGCCAGCGCGTGCTCGACGGGCTGTTCCCGATTGCGAAGGGCGGAACGGCCGCCATTCCCGGTCCGTTCGGGTCCGGGAAGACGGTCACCCAGCACCAGCTCGCCAAGTGGGCCGACGCGGACATCGTCGTCTACGTCGGCTGTGGCGAGCGTGGCAACGAGATGACTGAGGTCATTGAGGACTTCCCGGAACTCGAGGACCCGACCACCGGCAACGCGCTGATGGACCGGACCTGCCTCATCGCCAACACGTCGAATATGCCCGTCGCGGCACGCGAATCCTGCGTGTACACGGGGATTACCATCGCGGAGTACTTCCGCGACATGGGGTACGACGTGGCGCTGATGGCTGACTCCACCTCACGGTGGGCCGAGGCCATGCGTGAGATTTCGTCCCGACTCGAGGAGATGCCGGGTGAGGAGGGGTACCCCGCGTACCTCTCCGCTCGCCTGAGCGAGTTCTACGAACGTGCCGGGTACTTCGAGAATATCAACGGCACCGAGGGCTCCGTCTCAGTTATCGGGGCCGTCTCACCGCCGGGCGGGGACTTCTCCGAGCCGGTCACCCAGAACACGCTGCGTATCGTCAAGACGTTCTGGGCGCTCGACGCGGACCTGGCCGAACGCCGGCACTTCCCCTCTATCAACTGGAACGAGTCGTACTCGCTGTATCGCGACCAGCTCGACCCGTGGTTCGAGGACAACGTCCGAGCCGACTGGCCGGAGACGCGCCAGTGGGCTATCGACACGCTGGACGAGGAAGCGGAACTGCAGGAGATTGTCCAGCTCGTCGGGAAGGACGCGCTGCCGGAGGACCAGCAGCTGACGCTCGAGATCGCCCGCTACCTGCGCGAGGCGTGGCTCCAGCAGAACGCCTTCCACGACGTGGACACGTTCTGTGAGCCCGAGAAGACCTACCGCATCATGGACGCCGCCAAGACGTACAACGATGCGGCCTTCGAGGCGCTGGATGCCGGTGTCCCCGTCGAGGAGATCACCGACATTGACGCCGCGCCGCGGCTCAACCGTATCGGCGTGCAGGAAGACTACAACGAGTACATCGACGACCTCGAAGACGACATCGAGTCTCAACTGCGGGAGCTGTACTAA